A region of Anopheles merus strain MAF chromosome 2R, AmerM5.1, whole genome shotgun sequence DNA encodes the following proteins:
- the LOC121590907 gene encoding alpha-amylase 1-like: MRAAVVLLAACATLAAAQFNTHQWADRSGIVHLFEWKWDDIAAECENFLAPRGYAGVQVSPPTENAVIGGNFRRPWWERYQPMSYRLETRSGSEAQFASMVRRCNDVGVRIYVDLVINHMADLVGGGGTAGSTANRPNFSFPGVPFSVTDFNPPCIITNYNDPIMVRNCQLVSLPDLNQGVPWVRDKIVELMNHLIGLGVAGFRVDAVKHMWPGDLQAIYSRMANLPTSHGFPPNARPFLTQEVIDLGGEAVTRDEYTHLGTITEFRHSAEIGRVFRGRNPFRHLTNWGTGWGFLPSHLALVFIDNHDNQRGHGGGGSDVLTYKVPRNYKMATAFMLAHPFGIVRIMSSFSFSDSEQGPPQDANGNLLSPTFNPDNSCGPGWVCEHRWRQIYNMVGFRNAVAGTQINDWWDNGNYQMAFCRGARGFIAFNLESFDLNQSLQTCLPAGTYCDVISGDLVNGACTGNTITVGGDGRAQIVLPANAYDGVLAIHINSRV; encoded by the coding sequence ATGCGTGCTGCCGTAGTGCTGCTAGCGGCGTGTGCCACCCTAGCGGCGGCCCAGTTCAACACCCACCAGTGGGCCGACCGCAGCGGCATCGTGCATCTGTTCGAGTGGAAATGGGACGACATTGCGGCGGAGTGCGAGAACTTCCTGGCGCCGCGCGGTTACGCCGGCGTGCAGGTGTCGCCGCCGACCGAGAACGCCGTCATCGGCGGTAACTTCCGGCGCCCCTGGTGGGAGCGGTACCAGCCGATGTCCTACCGGCTGGAGACGCGGTCCGGCTCGGAGGCTCAGTTCGCGAGCATGGTGCGCCGCTGCAACGATGTCGGCGTGCGCATCTACGTCGATCTGGTCATCAACCATATGGCGGATCTGGTGGGCGGCGGTGGTACGGCGGGCAGCACGGCCAACCGGCCGAACTTCTCCTTCCCGGGCGTGCCGTTCAGCGTGACGGACTTCAATCCGCCCTGCATCATCACGAACTACAACGATCCAATCATGGTGCGCAACTGCCAGCTAGTGAGCCTGCCCGACCTGAACCAGGGCGTGCCGTGGGTGCGCGACAAGATCGTCGAGCTGATGAACCACCTGATCGGGCTGGGTGTGGCCGGCTTCCGGGTCGACGCGGTCAAGCACATGTGGCCCGGCGATCTGCAGGCCATCTACAGCCGCATGGCCAACCTGCCAACGTCGCACGGTTTCCCGCCCAACGCACGGCCCTTCCTGACGCAGGAGGTGATCGATCTGGGCGGCGAGGCGGTGACGCGCGACGAGTACACGCACCTGGGCACGATCACCGAGTTCCGCCATTCGGCCGAGATTGGGCGCGTGTTCCGGGGACGCAACCCGTTCCGGCACCTGACGAACTGGGGCACCGGCTGGGGCTTCCTGCCGTCCCATCTCGCACTGGTGTTCATTGACAACCACGACAACCAGCGCGGccacggtggcggtggctcGGACGTGCTGACGTACAAGGTGCCGCGCAACTACAAGATGGCGACCGCGTTCATGCTGGCCCATCCGTTCGGCATCGTGCGCATCATGAGCTCGTTCTCGTTCAGCGACTCGGAGCAGGGGCCGCCGCAGGACGCGAACGGCAACCTGCTGTCGCCGACCTTCAATCCGGACAACTCGTGCGGCCCGGGCTGGGTGTGCGAGCACCGGTGGCGCCAGATCTACAACATGGTCGGGTTCCGGAATGCCGTCGCCGGCACGCAGATCAACGACTGGTGGGACAACGGCAACTACCAGATGGCGTTCTGCCGCGGGGCCCGCGGCTTCATCGCGTTCAATCTCGAGTCGTTCGATCTGAACCAGAGCCTGCAGACGTGCCTGCCGGCCGGCACGTACTGCGATGTGATTTCGGGCGACCTGGTCAACGGTGCGTGCACGGGCAACACCATCACGGTCGGTGGGGACGGACGGGCGCAGATTGTGCTGCCCGCCAACGCGTACGACGGTGTGCTGGCCATTCACATCAACTCGCGCGTCTGA
- the LOC121590906 gene encoding alpha-amylase A-like, with protein sequence MRAFVCMLLAAMAVAVSGQFDTHQWGDRSGIVHLFEWKWNDIAAECENFLAPNGYAGVQVSPPTENAVVWSPRRPWWERYQPISYNLNTRSGSETEFANMVRRCNAVGVRIYVDLVINHMAAISTNGGTGGSSANAGAMQFPAVPYGPNDFNPVCTITNYNDPIMVRNCQLVGLPDLNQGNSWVRDKIVELMNKMINYGVAGFRVDAVKHMWPGDLQAIYSRMANLPTSHGFPPNARPFITQEVIDLGGEAISKNEYTHLGTVTEFRFSAEIGKAFYGRNQLRWLANWGPEWGFLPSHLALVFVDNHDNQRGHGAGGSDVLTHKVPKNYKMANAFMLAHPFGIPRIMSSFFFNDGDQGPPSDGDGNLSSPTFNADGSCGGGWACEHRWRQIYNMVGFRNAVAGTSLNDWWDNGGNQIAFCRGGRGFVAFNLEGYDLNQSLQTCLPAGTYCDVISGSKSGSSCTGASVTVGGDGRANIFISANADDGVLAIHANSRL encoded by the exons ATGCGCGCGTTCGTGTGCATGCTGTTGGCGGCCATGGCCGTGGCAGTGAGCGGCCAGTTCGATACGCACCAGTGGGGCGATCGCAGCGGCATCGTGCATCTGTTCGAGTGGAAGTGGAACGACATTGCGGCGGAGTGCGAGAACTTCCTCGCGCCGAACGGGTACGCCGGCGTGCAGGTGTCCCCGCCGACCGAGAATGCGGTCGTGTGGAGCCCGCGCCGCCCGTGGTGGGAGCGCTACCAGCCGATCTCGTACAACCTGAACACCCGCTCGGGTAGCGAGACCGAGTTCGCGAACATGGTGCGCCGCTGTAACGCGGTCGGCGTGCGCATCTACGTCGATCTGGTCATCAACCACATGGCGGCGATCAGCACGAACGGCGGTACGGGCGGTTcgtcggccaacgccggcgcCATGCAGTTCCCGGCGGTGCCGTACGGTCCGAACGACTTCAACCCGGTGTGCACGATCACCAACTACAACGATCCGATCATGGTGCGCAACTGCCAGCTGGTCGGACTGCCCGACCTGAACCAGGGTAACAGCTGGGTGCGCGACAAGATCGTCGAGCTGATGAACAAGATGATCAACTACGGTGTCGCTGGGTTCCGTGTCGACGCGGTCAAGCACATGTGGCCCGGCGATCTGCAGGCCATCTACAGCCGCATGGCCAACCTGCCGACGTCGCACGGCTTCCCGCCGAACGCACGGCCCTTCATCACGCAGGAGGTGATCGATCTGGGCGGCGAGGCGATCAGCAAGAACGAGTACACGCACCTCGGCACGGTGACGGAGTTCCGCTTTTCGGCCGAGATTGGCAAGGCTTTCTACGGGCGCAATCAGCTGCGCTGGCTCGCGAACTGGGGCCCCGAGTGGGGCTTCCTGCCCTCGCATCTGGCCCTCGTGTTCGTTGACAACCACGACAACCAGCGCGGCCACGGTGCGGGCGGTTCCGACGTGCTCACGCACAAGGTCCCGAAGAACTACAAGATGGCGAACGCGTTCATGCTGGCCCATCCGTTCGGTATTCCGCGCATCATGAGCTCGTTCTTCTTCAACGATGGTGACCAGGGACCGCCGTCCGACGGCGACGGCAACCTGAGCTCGCCGACCTTCAACGCGGACGGCTCGTGCGGCGGTGGCTGGGCTTGCGAGCACCGGTGGCGCCAGATCTACAACATGGTCGGGTTCCGCAATGCCGTCGCCGGCACCTCGCTGAACGACTGGTGGGACAACGGTGGCAACCAGATTGCGTTCTGCCGCGGCGGCCGCGGCTTCGTCGCCTTCAACCTGGAGGGCTACGATCTGAACCAGAGCCTGCAGACGTGCCTGCCGGCCGGCACGTACTGCGATGTGATTTCGGGCAGCAAGTCGGGCAGCAGCTGCACCGGCGCTAGCGTCACCGTTGGTGGTGACGGTCGCGCTAACATCTTCATCTCCGCCAACGCGGACGACGGTGTGCTGGCCATCCACGCGAAC TCCCGACTGTAA